From one Musa acuminata AAA Group cultivar baxijiao chromosome BXJ2-6, Cavendish_Baxijiao_AAA, whole genome shotgun sequence genomic stretch:
- the LOC135614684 gene encoding uncharacterized protein LOC135614684 isoform X1 encodes MDDIDGMPLAKRRRIPISTSPSSSPHGPSTPKRSIGFPVERVSVEVSKKWPGLPRGVNFNPSDEDLLWHLLAKVGKGNADPHPFIHEFITCLDEFEAFGYTHPEKLPGIRKDRGDSYFFHKSFKTCIAEIRQHQKMRDSDSGDVCWQKSGKSKPMIVDGKHHGYKTMMILYENARWVMHQYHLGVEKIDQEEFVVSKIFYQRTGQVNRSVEDLALGTDETVLGEAGSLIFSKLDSHLDLVNADATSQDILMDDHDPKPHLSLEVYNHKYPSDVSEIADAQVCRVNSDMIPDSEVEGHTAKTGGNDIIQPSNLPNYLMDPKTEHPDCNTNLLIEGTDSMPMAVTGVHPNDDELDHVLLHVRTHMLLSSMKSGTTDSRCSSDSNSCGLNHTMENLLHAKDGGFVPQNDSMSNMETTYGKDILGPVQIQRRVKKKQHLERNESFELFEGISSCPLVNNTTDCDPGREQYNMHSPNKESSCMDSHLPESGNLYMANNIMAEPSGSSTAESYSMVHQCSNLPCCQNNILLEVSFSKENLGNDGVSSYHTPQTPVLGEGIVNTDCRPSRSGLSGQLISLKTETMEEVHTDHVSETNRGLEFGAYGLGTLEKHVIGISGTTDLCSSEVRMCPEVNLLKTNKFQTDQMICNCSKDANTLDPQLLTLGQSLEDQNNGNDVLDSVLPSIISEVKVEPLEEICTHNGSGTTAQKPVSSSLEATSRKPTRSCQSGYSAKTKKHTEYSLTDKHCKDLLSSDCCNSQRKTTINSLCSEQPSLKKDLPLNSNSSKFFNSACSRKGSNRQENVFLHKRSLIEQVGNRCSHHASITENVHVNNTEAHISRTEVKKEYADDFSKDMQADVISPKPEMLACGVVSYLKYNNNNMNNSQQFLPQNKKCEPVNTPNAQVNNFSLRRKRKKTATDSVERALEEDAPGLLQVLLDKGITIDEIKLYGAAEDDEALEISSSDDNFEELETVITKIFSSQASLFKFSVARHMKGSKAVYCLSCLISLIEQTRYLQFRNSPVEWGWCRDLQSFIFVFQMHNRIVLERPEYGYATYFFELVDSLPVDWQIKRLVTAMKLTSCSRTTLIENKPLLVGEDLTEGEARVLEEYGWTPNCGLGTMLNYCDRVVHDKKYERFSNEWRAKIGRLLMEGHDSGRTILVKLPKRVVKYKGGENLKIKLEN; translated from the exons ATGGACGACATCGACGGCATGCCGCTGGCGAAGCGGCGCAGGATTCCCATCTCGACGAGTCCTTCCTCTTCGCCTCACGGTCCTTCCACTCCCAA GCGCTCAATTGGTTTTCCCGTAGAGCGAGTGTCAGTGGAAGTTTCAAAG AAATGGCCTGGTTTGCCAAGAGGTGTGAACTTTAATCCCTCTGATGAAGATCTACTCTGGCATTTGCTTGCTAAAGTTGGCAAGGGAAATGCTGACCCTCATCCGTTTATTCATGAGTTTATTACTTGTCTCGATGAATTTGAAGCATTTGGTTATACACACCCTGAGAAACTTCCTG GCATTAGGAAGGATCGGGGTGATTCTTACTTCTTTCACAAATCTTTTAAGACATGTATTGCTGAAATTAGACAACACCAGAAGATGCGTGACAGTGACAGTGGGGACGTCTGTTGGCAAAAGAGTGGTAAGTCCAAGCCTATGATCGTTGATGGGAAACACCACGGCTATAAGACCATGATGATTCTATATGAGAATGCCAGGTGGGTGATGCACCAATATCACTTGGGTGTGGAAAAGATAGACCAGGAAGAGTTTGTTGTTTCTAAGATATTCTACCAGAGGACTGGCCAGGTCAACAGAAGTGTGGAAGACTTGGCTCTGGGCACAGATGAAACTGTACTTGGAGAAGCAGGGTCACTAATTTTTTCCAAGTTGGATAGCCACCTTGATCTCGTTAACGCAGATGCAACTTCACAG GATATTTTGATGGATGACCATGATCCTAAGCCCCACCTGTCCTTGGAAG TGTACAATCACAAGTATCCATCTGATGTTTCTGAAATAGCTGATGCTCAAGTATGTAGAGTTAATTCAGATATGATACCTGATTCTGAAGTTGAAGGCCATACTGCTAAGACCGGAGGAAATGATATCATCCAACCATCTAATCTACCAAATTATCTTATGGATCCGAAGACTGAGCACCCTGACTGCAACACAAATCTTCTTATCGAGGGTACGGACAGTATGCCTATGGCTGTTACTGGAGTCCATCCTAACGATGATGAACTCGATCATGTTTTGTTGCATGTTCGTACTCACATGTTGTTGTCAAGCATGAAATCAGGCACTACTGATTCCAGATGTTCTTCTGATAGTAACAGTTGTGGTTTAAACCACACTATGGAAAATTTGTTGCATGCCAAAGATGGTGGATTTGTTCCTCAAAATGATTCGAT GAGTAACATGGAAACAACTTACGGAAAAGATATCCTTGGCCCGGTGCAG ATTCAGAGGAGAGTGAAAAAGAAGCAGCATCTCGAGAGGAACGAGTCTTTTGAGTTATTTGAG GGTATTTCTTCGTGTCCTTTAGTGAACAACACTACTGACTGTGACCCTGGCAGAGAACAATACAATATGCATTCACCCAATAAAGAAAGCAGTTGTATGGATAGCCATCTTCCTGAAAGTGGTAATTTATACATGGCAAACAATATAATGGCCGAGCCTTCTGGAAGTTCTACTGCAGAAAGTTATTCCATGGTTCATCAGTGTTCAAATTTGCCTTGCTGCCAAAACAATATTTTGTTAGAAGTTAGCTTCTCCAAAGAGAATCTTGGCAACGATGGTGTATCCTCGTATCATACACCTCAGACACCTGTTTTAGGAGAAGGAATTGTAAATACTGATTGCAGACCCTCTCGATCAGGTTTATCTGGCCAGCTGATTTCACTAAAAACTGAAACCATGGAAGAAGTCCATACTGATCATGTCTCTGAAACTAATAGAGGACTAGAATTTGGTGCTTATGGATTAGGGACATTGGAAAAGCATGTCATAGGTATTTCTGGTACTACAGATCTATGCTCATCGGAAGTCAGAATGTGTCCTGAGGTCAATTTGTTAAAAACAAACAAATTTCAGACAGACCAGATGATATGCAACTGCTCAAAGGATGCAAATACCTTGGATCCTCAACTGTTAACTCTAGGTCAAAGCCTGGAAGACCAGAATAATGGCAATGATGTGCTCGATTCAGTACTGCCTAGCATCATTAGTGAAGTGAAAGTTGAACCTTTGGAAGAAATTTGCACCCACAATGGTTCGGGAACAACTGCTCAAAAACCTGTAAGCTCTTCACTTGAAGCAACTTCTAGAAAACCTACGAGGTCTTGCCAAAGTGGTTATTCTGCAAAGACCAAAAAACATACTGAATACTCACTGACAGACAAGCATTGTAAAGATCTGCTTTCATCTGACTGCTGTAATTCACAAAGAAAGACCACAATAAATTCTTTATGTTCAGAACAACCATCCCTTAAGAAGGATTTACCCCTAAATTCAAATTCTTCGAAGTTTTTTAATAGTGCCTGTTCACGAAAAGGCAGTAACAGACAAGAAAATGTTTTCTTACACAAAAGAAGTTTGATCGAGCAAGTCGGAAATAGGTGCTCCCATCATGCATCTATAACTGAAAATGTACATGTGAATAATACTG AGGCTCATATTTCAAGAACAGAGGTCAAGAAGGAATATGCTGATGATTTCTCCAAGGACATGCAAGCTGATGTGATTTCTCCAAAACCTGAGATGCTGGCTTGCGGAGTAGTTTCTTACTTGaagtacaacaacaacaacatgaacAACTCACAACAGTTTCTGCCACAGAATAAAAAATGTGAACCAGTCAATACTCCAAATGCTCAAGTTAACAATTTTTCTCTTCgtaggaaaaggaagaagactgCAAC GGATTCAGTAGAAAGAGCACTCGAGGAAGATGCTCCAGGGCTTCTGCAG GTTTTATTGGACAAAGGAATAACAATCGATGAGATCAAGCTTTATGGAGCTGCTGAAGATGATGAAGCACTGGAGATCTCTTCGTCAGATGACAACTTTGAAGAGCTTGAAACTGTAATTACTAAG ATATTTTCTTCACAAGCTTCTCTATTCAAGTTTTCAGTGGCACGCCACATGAAGGGATCAAAGGCTGTTTATTGTTTATCTTGCTTAATTTCTTTGATCGAACAG ACTCGATATCTTCAGTTTCGTAATAGTCCAGTGGAATGGGGATGGTGTAGGGATCTGCAatcatttatttttgtttttcaaaTGCATAATAG AATAGTTCTGGAGCGCCCAGAATATGGTTATGCCACATATTTCTTTGAGCTTGTGGATTCTTTGCCAGTTGACTGGCAGATCAAGAGGTTGGTGACGGCAATGAAGCTCACCAGCTGTAGCAGGACCACTCTCATTGAGAACAAACCTTTATTG GTTGGAGAGGACTTGACCGAGGGAGAGGCGCGTGTGCTGGAGGAGTATGGCTGGACTCCTAATTGCGGGCTGGGGACAATGCTGAACTACTGCGACAGGGTTGTGCATGACAAAAAATACGAAAGGTTCAGCAATGAATGGAGGGCCAAGATCGGGAGACTACTAATGGAGGGTCATGATTCTGGACGAACCATACTCGTCAAACTCCCGAAAAGGGTTGTAAAATACAAAGGAGGCGAGAATTTAAAAATCAAGTTGGAGAATTGA
- the LOC135614684 gene encoding uncharacterized protein LOC135614684 isoform X5, protein MHQYHLGVEKIDQEEFVVSKIFYQRTGQVNRSVEDLALGTDETVLGEAGSLIFSKLDSHLDLVNADATSQDILMDDHDPKPHLSLEVYNHKYPSDVSEIADAQVCRVNSDMIPDSEVEGHTAKTGGNDIIQPSNLPNYLMDPKTEHPDCNTNLLIEGTDSMPMAVTGVHPNDDELDHVLLHVRTHMLLSSMKSGTTDSRCSSDSNSCGLNHTMENLLHAKDGGFVPQNDSMSNMETTYGKDILGPVQIQRRVKKKQHLERNESFELFEGISSCPLVNNTTDCDPGREQYNMHSPNKESSCMDSHLPESGNLYMANNIMAEPSGSSTAESYSMVHQCSNLPCCQNNILLEVSFSKENLGNDGVSSYHTPQTPVLGEGIVNTDCRPSRSGLSGQLISLKTETMEEVHTDHVSETNRGLEFGAYGLGTLEKHVIGISGTTDLCSSEVRMCPEVNLLKTNKFQTDQMICNCSKDANTLDPQLLTLGQSLEDQNNGNDVLDSVLPSIISEVKVEPLEEICTHNGSGTTAQKPVSSSLEATSRKPTRSCQSGYSAKTKKHTEYSLTDKHCKDLLSSDCCNSQRKTTINSLCSEQPSLKKDLPLNSNSSKFFNSACSRKGSNRQENVFLHKRSLIEQVGNRCSHHASITENVHVNNTEAHISRTEVKKEYADDFSKDMQADVISPKPEMLACGVVSYLKYNNNNMNNSQQFLPQNKKCEPVNTPNAQVNNFSLRRKRKKTATDSVERALEEDAPGLLQVLLDKGITIDEIKLYGAAEDDEALEISSSDDNFEELETVITKIFSSQASLFKFSVARHMKGSKAVYCLSCLISLIEQTRYLQFRNSPVEWGWCRDLQSFIFVFQMHNRIVLERPEYGYATYFFELVDSLPVDWQIKRLVTAMKLTSCSRTTLIENKPLLVGEDLTEGEARVLEEYGWTPNCGLGTMLNYCDRVVHDKKYERFSNEWRAKIGRLLMEGHDSGRTILVKLPKRVVKYKGGENLKIKLEN, encoded by the exons ATGCACCAATATCACTTGGGTGTGGAAAAGATAGACCAGGAAGAGTTTGTTGTTTCTAAGATATTCTACCAGAGGACTGGCCAGGTCAACAGAAGTGTGGAAGACTTGGCTCTGGGCACAGATGAAACTGTACTTGGAGAAGCAGGGTCACTAATTTTTTCCAAGTTGGATAGCCACCTTGATCTCGTTAACGCAGATGCAACTTCACAG GATATTTTGATGGATGACCATGATCCTAAGCCCCACCTGTCCTTGGAAG TGTACAATCACAAGTATCCATCTGATGTTTCTGAAATAGCTGATGCTCAAGTATGTAGAGTTAATTCAGATATGATACCTGATTCTGAAGTTGAAGGCCATACTGCTAAGACCGGAGGAAATGATATCATCCAACCATCTAATCTACCAAATTATCTTATGGATCCGAAGACTGAGCACCCTGACTGCAACACAAATCTTCTTATCGAGGGTACGGACAGTATGCCTATGGCTGTTACTGGAGTCCATCCTAACGATGATGAACTCGATCATGTTTTGTTGCATGTTCGTACTCACATGTTGTTGTCAAGCATGAAATCAGGCACTACTGATTCCAGATGTTCTTCTGATAGTAACAGTTGTGGTTTAAACCACACTATGGAAAATTTGTTGCATGCCAAAGATGGTGGATTTGTTCCTCAAAATGATTCGAT GAGTAACATGGAAACAACTTACGGAAAAGATATCCTTGGCCCGGTGCAG ATTCAGAGGAGAGTGAAAAAGAAGCAGCATCTCGAGAGGAACGAGTCTTTTGAGTTATTTGAG GGTATTTCTTCGTGTCCTTTAGTGAACAACACTACTGACTGTGACCCTGGCAGAGAACAATACAATATGCATTCACCCAATAAAGAAAGCAGTTGTATGGATAGCCATCTTCCTGAAAGTGGTAATTTATACATGGCAAACAATATAATGGCCGAGCCTTCTGGAAGTTCTACTGCAGAAAGTTATTCCATGGTTCATCAGTGTTCAAATTTGCCTTGCTGCCAAAACAATATTTTGTTAGAAGTTAGCTTCTCCAAAGAGAATCTTGGCAACGATGGTGTATCCTCGTATCATACACCTCAGACACCTGTTTTAGGAGAAGGAATTGTAAATACTGATTGCAGACCCTCTCGATCAGGTTTATCTGGCCAGCTGATTTCACTAAAAACTGAAACCATGGAAGAAGTCCATACTGATCATGTCTCTGAAACTAATAGAGGACTAGAATTTGGTGCTTATGGATTAGGGACATTGGAAAAGCATGTCATAGGTATTTCTGGTACTACAGATCTATGCTCATCGGAAGTCAGAATGTGTCCTGAGGTCAATTTGTTAAAAACAAACAAATTTCAGACAGACCAGATGATATGCAACTGCTCAAAGGATGCAAATACCTTGGATCCTCAACTGTTAACTCTAGGTCAAAGCCTGGAAGACCAGAATAATGGCAATGATGTGCTCGATTCAGTACTGCCTAGCATCATTAGTGAAGTGAAAGTTGAACCTTTGGAAGAAATTTGCACCCACAATGGTTCGGGAACAACTGCTCAAAAACCTGTAAGCTCTTCACTTGAAGCAACTTCTAGAAAACCTACGAGGTCTTGCCAAAGTGGTTATTCTGCAAAGACCAAAAAACATACTGAATACTCACTGACAGACAAGCATTGTAAAGATCTGCTTTCATCTGACTGCTGTAATTCACAAAGAAAGACCACAATAAATTCTTTATGTTCAGAACAACCATCCCTTAAGAAGGATTTACCCCTAAATTCAAATTCTTCGAAGTTTTTTAATAGTGCCTGTTCACGAAAAGGCAGTAACAGACAAGAAAATGTTTTCTTACACAAAAGAAGTTTGATCGAGCAAGTCGGAAATAGGTGCTCCCATCATGCATCTATAACTGAAAATGTACATGTGAATAATACTG AGGCTCATATTTCAAGAACAGAGGTCAAGAAGGAATATGCTGATGATTTCTCCAAGGACATGCAAGCTGATGTGATTTCTCCAAAACCTGAGATGCTGGCTTGCGGAGTAGTTTCTTACTTGaagtacaacaacaacaacatgaacAACTCACAACAGTTTCTGCCACAGAATAAAAAATGTGAACCAGTCAATACTCCAAATGCTCAAGTTAACAATTTTTCTCTTCgtaggaaaaggaagaagactgCAAC GGATTCAGTAGAAAGAGCACTCGAGGAAGATGCTCCAGGGCTTCTGCAG GTTTTATTGGACAAAGGAATAACAATCGATGAGATCAAGCTTTATGGAGCTGCTGAAGATGATGAAGCACTGGAGATCTCTTCGTCAGATGACAACTTTGAAGAGCTTGAAACTGTAATTACTAAG ATATTTTCTTCACAAGCTTCTCTATTCAAGTTTTCAGTGGCACGCCACATGAAGGGATCAAAGGCTGTTTATTGTTTATCTTGCTTAATTTCTTTGATCGAACAG ACTCGATATCTTCAGTTTCGTAATAGTCCAGTGGAATGGGGATGGTGTAGGGATCTGCAatcatttatttttgtttttcaaaTGCATAATAG AATAGTTCTGGAGCGCCCAGAATATGGTTATGCCACATATTTCTTTGAGCTTGTGGATTCTTTGCCAGTTGACTGGCAGATCAAGAGGTTGGTGACGGCAATGAAGCTCACCAGCTGTAGCAGGACCACTCTCATTGAGAACAAACCTTTATTG GTTGGAGAGGACTTGACCGAGGGAGAGGCGCGTGTGCTGGAGGAGTATGGCTGGACTCCTAATTGCGGGCTGGGGACAATGCTGAACTACTGCGACAGGGTTGTGCATGACAAAAAATACGAAAGGTTCAGCAATGAATGGAGGGCCAAGATCGGGAGACTACTAATGGAGGGTCATGATTCTGGACGAACCATACTCGTCAAACTCCCGAAAAGGGTTGTAAAATACAAAGGAGGCGAGAATTTAAAAATCAAGTTGGAGAATTGA
- the LOC135614684 gene encoding uncharacterized protein LOC135614684 isoform X2 has product MDDIDGMPLAKRRRIPISTSPSSSPHGPSTPKRSIGFPVERVSVEVSKKWPGLPRGVNFNPSDEDLLWHLLAKVGKGNADPHPFIHEFITCLDEFEAFGYTHPEKLPGIRKDRGDSYFFHKSFKTCIAEIRQHQKMRDSDSGDVCWQKSGKSKPMIVDGKHHGYKTMMILYENARWVMHQYHLGVEKIDQEEFVVSKIFYQRTGQVNRSVEDLALGTDETVLGEAGSLIFSKLDSHLDLVNADATSQDILMDDHDPKPHLSLEVYNHKYPSDVSEIADAQVCRVNSDMIPDSEVEGHTAKTGGNDIIQPSNLPNYLMDPKTEHPDCNTNLLIEGTDSMPMAVTGVHPNDDELDHVLLHVRTHMLLSSMKSGTTDSRCSSDSNSCGLNHTMENLLHAKDGGFVPQNDSMSNMETTYGKDILGPVQGISSCPLVNNTTDCDPGREQYNMHSPNKESSCMDSHLPESGNLYMANNIMAEPSGSSTAESYSMVHQCSNLPCCQNNILLEVSFSKENLGNDGVSSYHTPQTPVLGEGIVNTDCRPSRSGLSGQLISLKTETMEEVHTDHVSETNRGLEFGAYGLGTLEKHVIGISGTTDLCSSEVRMCPEVNLLKTNKFQTDQMICNCSKDANTLDPQLLTLGQSLEDQNNGNDVLDSVLPSIISEVKVEPLEEICTHNGSGTTAQKPVSSSLEATSRKPTRSCQSGYSAKTKKHTEYSLTDKHCKDLLSSDCCNSQRKTTINSLCSEQPSLKKDLPLNSNSSKFFNSACSRKGSNRQENVFLHKRSLIEQVGNRCSHHASITENVHVNNTEAHISRTEVKKEYADDFSKDMQADVISPKPEMLACGVVSYLKYNNNNMNNSQQFLPQNKKCEPVNTPNAQVNNFSLRRKRKKTATDSVERALEEDAPGLLQVLLDKGITIDEIKLYGAAEDDEALEISSSDDNFEELETVITKIFSSQASLFKFSVARHMKGSKAVYCLSCLISLIEQTRYLQFRNSPVEWGWCRDLQSFIFVFQMHNRIVLERPEYGYATYFFELVDSLPVDWQIKRLVTAMKLTSCSRTTLIENKPLLVGEDLTEGEARVLEEYGWTPNCGLGTMLNYCDRVVHDKKYERFSNEWRAKIGRLLMEGHDSGRTILVKLPKRVVKYKGGENLKIKLEN; this is encoded by the exons ATGGACGACATCGACGGCATGCCGCTGGCGAAGCGGCGCAGGATTCCCATCTCGACGAGTCCTTCCTCTTCGCCTCACGGTCCTTCCACTCCCAA GCGCTCAATTGGTTTTCCCGTAGAGCGAGTGTCAGTGGAAGTTTCAAAG AAATGGCCTGGTTTGCCAAGAGGTGTGAACTTTAATCCCTCTGATGAAGATCTACTCTGGCATTTGCTTGCTAAAGTTGGCAAGGGAAATGCTGACCCTCATCCGTTTATTCATGAGTTTATTACTTGTCTCGATGAATTTGAAGCATTTGGTTATACACACCCTGAGAAACTTCCTG GCATTAGGAAGGATCGGGGTGATTCTTACTTCTTTCACAAATCTTTTAAGACATGTATTGCTGAAATTAGACAACACCAGAAGATGCGTGACAGTGACAGTGGGGACGTCTGTTGGCAAAAGAGTGGTAAGTCCAAGCCTATGATCGTTGATGGGAAACACCACGGCTATAAGACCATGATGATTCTATATGAGAATGCCAGGTGGGTGATGCACCAATATCACTTGGGTGTGGAAAAGATAGACCAGGAAGAGTTTGTTGTTTCTAAGATATTCTACCAGAGGACTGGCCAGGTCAACAGAAGTGTGGAAGACTTGGCTCTGGGCACAGATGAAACTGTACTTGGAGAAGCAGGGTCACTAATTTTTTCCAAGTTGGATAGCCACCTTGATCTCGTTAACGCAGATGCAACTTCACAG GATATTTTGATGGATGACCATGATCCTAAGCCCCACCTGTCCTTGGAAG TGTACAATCACAAGTATCCATCTGATGTTTCTGAAATAGCTGATGCTCAAGTATGTAGAGTTAATTCAGATATGATACCTGATTCTGAAGTTGAAGGCCATACTGCTAAGACCGGAGGAAATGATATCATCCAACCATCTAATCTACCAAATTATCTTATGGATCCGAAGACTGAGCACCCTGACTGCAACACAAATCTTCTTATCGAGGGTACGGACAGTATGCCTATGGCTGTTACTGGAGTCCATCCTAACGATGATGAACTCGATCATGTTTTGTTGCATGTTCGTACTCACATGTTGTTGTCAAGCATGAAATCAGGCACTACTGATTCCAGATGTTCTTCTGATAGTAACAGTTGTGGTTTAAACCACACTATGGAAAATTTGTTGCATGCCAAAGATGGTGGATTTGTTCCTCAAAATGATTCGAT GAGTAACATGGAAACAACTTACGGAAAAGATATCCTTGGCCCGGTGCAG GGTATTTCTTCGTGTCCTTTAGTGAACAACACTACTGACTGTGACCCTGGCAGAGAACAATACAATATGCATTCACCCAATAAAGAAAGCAGTTGTATGGATAGCCATCTTCCTGAAAGTGGTAATTTATACATGGCAAACAATATAATGGCCGAGCCTTCTGGAAGTTCTACTGCAGAAAGTTATTCCATGGTTCATCAGTGTTCAAATTTGCCTTGCTGCCAAAACAATATTTTGTTAGAAGTTAGCTTCTCCAAAGAGAATCTTGGCAACGATGGTGTATCCTCGTATCATACACCTCAGACACCTGTTTTAGGAGAAGGAATTGTAAATACTGATTGCAGACCCTCTCGATCAGGTTTATCTGGCCAGCTGATTTCACTAAAAACTGAAACCATGGAAGAAGTCCATACTGATCATGTCTCTGAAACTAATAGAGGACTAGAATTTGGTGCTTATGGATTAGGGACATTGGAAAAGCATGTCATAGGTATTTCTGGTACTACAGATCTATGCTCATCGGAAGTCAGAATGTGTCCTGAGGTCAATTTGTTAAAAACAAACAAATTTCAGACAGACCAGATGATATGCAACTGCTCAAAGGATGCAAATACCTTGGATCCTCAACTGTTAACTCTAGGTCAAAGCCTGGAAGACCAGAATAATGGCAATGATGTGCTCGATTCAGTACTGCCTAGCATCATTAGTGAAGTGAAAGTTGAACCTTTGGAAGAAATTTGCACCCACAATGGTTCGGGAACAACTGCTCAAAAACCTGTAAGCTCTTCACTTGAAGCAACTTCTAGAAAACCTACGAGGTCTTGCCAAAGTGGTTATTCTGCAAAGACCAAAAAACATACTGAATACTCACTGACAGACAAGCATTGTAAAGATCTGCTTTCATCTGACTGCTGTAATTCACAAAGAAAGACCACAATAAATTCTTTATGTTCAGAACAACCATCCCTTAAGAAGGATTTACCCCTAAATTCAAATTCTTCGAAGTTTTTTAATAGTGCCTGTTCACGAAAAGGCAGTAACAGACAAGAAAATGTTTTCTTACACAAAAGAAGTTTGATCGAGCAAGTCGGAAATAGGTGCTCCCATCATGCATCTATAACTGAAAATGTACATGTGAATAATACTG AGGCTCATATTTCAAGAACAGAGGTCAAGAAGGAATATGCTGATGATTTCTCCAAGGACATGCAAGCTGATGTGATTTCTCCAAAACCTGAGATGCTGGCTTGCGGAGTAGTTTCTTACTTGaagtacaacaacaacaacatgaacAACTCACAACAGTTTCTGCCACAGAATAAAAAATGTGAACCAGTCAATACTCCAAATGCTCAAGTTAACAATTTTTCTCTTCgtaggaaaaggaagaagactgCAAC GGATTCAGTAGAAAGAGCACTCGAGGAAGATGCTCCAGGGCTTCTGCAG GTTTTATTGGACAAAGGAATAACAATCGATGAGATCAAGCTTTATGGAGCTGCTGAAGATGATGAAGCACTGGAGATCTCTTCGTCAGATGACAACTTTGAAGAGCTTGAAACTGTAATTACTAAG ATATTTTCTTCACAAGCTTCTCTATTCAAGTTTTCAGTGGCACGCCACATGAAGGGATCAAAGGCTGTTTATTGTTTATCTTGCTTAATTTCTTTGATCGAACAG ACTCGATATCTTCAGTTTCGTAATAGTCCAGTGGAATGGGGATGGTGTAGGGATCTGCAatcatttatttttgtttttcaaaTGCATAATAG AATAGTTCTGGAGCGCCCAGAATATGGTTATGCCACATATTTCTTTGAGCTTGTGGATTCTTTGCCAGTTGACTGGCAGATCAAGAGGTTGGTGACGGCAATGAAGCTCACCAGCTGTAGCAGGACCACTCTCATTGAGAACAAACCTTTATTG GTTGGAGAGGACTTGACCGAGGGAGAGGCGCGTGTGCTGGAGGAGTATGGCTGGACTCCTAATTGCGGGCTGGGGACAATGCTGAACTACTGCGACAGGGTTGTGCATGACAAAAAATACGAAAGGTTCAGCAATGAATGGAGGGCCAAGATCGGGAGACTACTAATGGAGGGTCATGATTCTGGACGAACCATACTCGTCAAACTCCCGAAAAGGGTTGTAAAATACAAAGGAGGCGAGAATTTAAAAATCAAGTTGGAGAATTGA